A stretch of DNA from Proteobacteria bacterium CG1_02_64_396:
TGTCTTCGTTGCGGCAGGGTTGGCGGTGCTGGCCCACGGAACCCGCTGGGCCAACCTTTTTGTCTTCCCGATTTTGCTGGGGCTGGCCGCCATGGCGACCTGGATCGGCTTCGGTCCGGGGGCGCGGGCCTGCGACGGGGGGCTATCGGTGCTGGGGTTCGTGCTCGAAAGCGGCAGCAGCGGCTGGATCTGCCGTGTTCCCTTCGGCTATGGCGCCATCGTCATCGACGCGGTGCTCCTCTTTTTTATGCTGACGGGGTTGCAAAAGCTGACCGGCGATCCCGAGCGCTGGAGCTGGCTGGGCAAGGCGGGGGAGGGGGCGATTTGGATCGCCGTGGCGCCGCTGATCCTGGTGGTGCTGGTTCCCCTGATCGTCCTCGGTTTGTGGGAGGCGTTGACCCTCCGCATGAAAACCGGCCAATGGCCCCGCAACGAGGGATTCATTCGCAAGCAAAGAGCCCAAGGTTTGTTGCAGCGGCTCAAACGCTGAGGCCCGGCACACAGCCTAGGAGCCTGTCGGGCTTGAGCGTCCGTAGCGAGCCGAGTGGGGAATCGAGGCCAAATTTTCACGGTTTTGAGGATCATAGTGGTGGCTATGTGACGAAAAACCGGGGGAATTTGGACCGATTACCCGCCGGCGCAGTAGGACGATCTCAAGTCCGACAGACTCCTAGCCCCCCCTTGACCACCTACGTAGAGCCGAAGGTTGAATCCGCATGACCGCTCCCACCGACCCCCGTGTGCAAACCCTGGGCGAAGAGATCGCCAACAGCGTCAGTCACGGCCTGGGGCTGCTGGCCGCCATCGCCGTAACCCCGGTTCTGATCGTGAAAGCCGTCCAGTTGGGGAATACCGGACTGGTCGTTGGATCGAGTCTGTTCGGTGCCTGTTTGATCCTGCTCTACCTCGCCTCGACCCTCTACCACGCCCTGCCCAGGGGCAAGGCCAAAGAGGTGTTTCAGATCCTCGAACACGCCGCCATTTTTCTGCTGATTGCCGGTTCTTATTCCCCCTTCACCTTGGGGATCTTGCCTGCCGTCTGGGGGTGGAGTTTGTTTGGAACGATCTGGGGGTTGGCGCTGGGGGGGGTGGTTCTCAAGGCGGTGACCCGAGAGGCCAGTCCAGTGTTGTCGTCCATCCTGTATCTAACCATGGGGTGGTTGATCGCTCTGGCACTGGGGCCACTGTCCCAGACGATGACGGGGGCGGGGATCGCCTGGCTGGTGGCGGGGGGGCTGGCCTACACCCTGGGGGTCCCCTTCTTCGCCCTGGACGCACGCTTGCGCTACAGCCATTTCATCTGGCACCTGTTTGTGCTGACGGGCAGCGGCTGCCATGTGGCGGCGGTGCTGGGGTATGGGGGGTGAGGGGCAGGGCCGTTTCAATCCACGCCCGGAATTTATTTCCGGGCGAATGGCTAGTGCAAAAGCCCGTCAGGATAAGCCCTACGCTTCAATGAGGCCGGAGCTAATTCGCTCCGGAAATACT
This window harbors:
- a CDS encoding hemolysin D, giving the protein MTAPTDPRVQTLGEEIANSVSHGLGLLAAIAVTPVLIVKAVQLGNTGLVVGSSLFGACLILLYLASTLYHALPRGKAKEVFQILEHAAIFLLIAGSYSPFTLGILPAVWGWSLFGTIWGLALGGVVLKAVTREASPVLSSILYLTMGWLIALALGPLSQTMTGAGIAWLVAGGLAYTLGVPFFALDARLRYSHFIWHLFVLTGSGCHVAAVLGYGG